A genomic region of Lytechinus pictus isolate F3 Inbred chromosome 2, Lp3.0, whole genome shotgun sequence contains the following coding sequences:
- the LOC129254581 gene encoding deoxynucleotidyltransferase terminal-interacting protein 1-like: protein MSSVESLSPHWTNERLTKKKALLCNKIKNPYCMSLKTFPTNKHQRLTRQPGVNFKTRSGVVFNPITPLEILRGTLQKRINKDIHCIFQYYAQYFYMAVENMRENYGADSVTEEHVLTVFRNSLEAAKDLFQPSGKHTGKDRHEDNSHKINVKMHLDKMNLTSDAVLRRNDDDDCDEPERKRSKHNQDNGSTFSLRPPPRIQTRKRKGRPPAHHRDYTDVITTSSGNYKGSKVKVEPVKREGPKWDPSRLVPDTMFVMGAKANKALGLGATRGRLYIKHPELFKYAGDQDDKTWLYDNHLMPATGGKAYILLLDDVLHLAETEEYKECGSLAVEELQAFKVTPMILQKMKRHMETHRTDGDGSNNSSDNNE from the exons ATGAGTTCTGTTGAAAGCCTGTCACCGCACTGGACGAATGAAAGACTCACCAAGAAGAAGGCCCTCCTATGTAACAAGATA AAGAATCCATATTGCATGTCTTTGAAGACCTTTCCTACCAACAAACATCAGCGGCTCACCAGGCAACCTGGTGTTAACTTCAAGACAAG GAGTGGCGTGGTGTTCAATCCCATCACGCCCTTGGAGATTTTACGAGGGACATTGCAGAAACGAATTAATAAAGATATCCATTGTATATTCCAGTATTATGCTCAG tatttCTACATGGCTGTTGAAAACATGAGAGAGAACTATGGAGCGGACAGCGTGACTGAAGAACATGTTCTCACCGTCTTCAGGAATAGCTTGGAGGCC GCAAAGGATCTCTTCCAACCATCTGGTAAGCATACAGGCAAAGATCGACATGAAGACAATTCTCATAAGATCAATGTTAAGATGCATCTTGATAAGATGAATCTGACATCGGATGCTGTACTTAGAAggaacgatgatgatgattgtgatgaacCAGAGAGAAAG AGATCCAAGCATAACCAAGATAACGGCTCTACATTCTCACTTAGACCACCTCCAAGAATACAGACAAGAAAG AGGAAAGGACGCCCTCCTGCACATCATCGTGACTACACTGACGTGATAACAACGTCATCCGGTAATTACAAAGGTAGTAAGGTCAAAGTGGAACCGGTCAAGAGAGAAGGGCCAAAGTGGGACCCATCTAGACTAGTCCCGGACACCATGTTTGTCATGGGTGCCAAGGCTAACAA AGCTCTTGGTCTAGGCGCTACAAGAGGACGGTTGTATATCAAACACCCGGAACTGTTTAAG TATGCTGGGGACCAAGACGATAAAACATGGCTGTACGACAATCACTTGATGCCTGCCACTGGTGGAAAAGCTTACATTCTTCTGCTGGATGATGTCCTGCACTTGGCAGAAACAGAGGAGTACAA GGAATGTGGAAGCCTGGCCGTTGAGGAACTCCAGGCGTTCAAAGTGACACCCATGATCCTCCAAAAGATGAAACGACACATGGAAACTCATCGTACCGATGGTGATGGAAGTAACAATAGCagtgataataatgaatga